The Treponema succinifaciens DSM 2489 region AGTGTTTTTGGCTGACGAAGACACTTTAACTCGTAGGAAACGTTTTTAGAAATATAACCAAATTTCTTTAAATATGCAAACAATCCTCTGACTGCGGAAATAATTCTATTTATAGAAGCCACTGAATATTTTCTGCGGCTCAAATATCCAACAAAAAGCCTCAAATCTTCCAGTGTCAGTCCTTCTGCCGATTTATCATTTCCAAAGAATTCGCAAAAATGAGCCAAATCCTGCCTGTAAGACAAAAGTGTATTTTCAGACAGTCCGCGCACACTTCCGAGGTAAATCAAAAATTCTTCGGAACATTCAAAGAGAGTTTCAGGCATTTTGGGATTCTTTTGACACTTTATCAGCCTTGTTCGCCTTTGCAAATTCTCCTGCAGCTTCAGCAGCAACAGCTTCATCCGCTGAATGGAGATAGTCGCAGTCAGGATTTATGCAGCTTTTATATGAACCGTTTTTCTTGTCGTATTTTTCAACAAGAAACCAGCCGCACTTAGGGCAATAAACATCAATAGGCTTAAAATGCGAAATAAATGTGCATTCAGGATAATTTGTGCATCCATAGAATTCTTTTCCACGGCCTTTTGTTTTTCTTGCGACAATATGCCCATCACAGCCTTTGCGCGGACATTTTGCAAGCGGAACACTTTTTGTATTGTGGCACTCAGGAAATCCAGAGCAGGCAAGAAAGTATCCGAAGCGTCCAAGTTTTTTCACCATTGGCTTTCCGCACTTCTCGCAAATCTCATCAGTAGGCTCATCAAGAGTTCCTTTCAAGCTTTCCTGATTTTCCATGACTTCCTCAACACGATTTTTAAACGGTCCAAAGAAATCCGCAATCATATTGTTCCAGACAAGCTCATTCTGCTCAACCTTGTCAAGATTATTTTCAACTTCAGAAGTAAACTGCTCATTTATAACATCAGGAAATGATTCCACAAGAATCTTGCAGATGATCTTTCCGAGCATCGTTGGAACAAGCTGCTTGTTATTCCGCGTAACATAATAACGGTCAAGCAAAACTGAAATTATAGGCGCGTAAGTTGACGGGCGGCCGATTCCCTTTTCCTCCAAAGTTTTTACCATTGAAGCATCAGTGTAACGAGCCGGACCTTGAGTAAAATGCTGCTCAGGATAAAATTTTCCGCTTGAAAGAATTTCACCAATCTTAAGAGAAGGAAGGCTTCCTGTTACATCTTCCTTTGAAGAAAGTGTCTTTATGACATTATAAAAACCTTTGTGGCTTAACTTGCTTGCGCTCACACGGAACAAAGCGTCTCCAGCCTGAATATCAACACTAGTCGTCTTTGACTTAGCATTGTTCATCTGACTTGAAACAAAACGTTCCCAAATAATCGAGTACAAACGAAGTTCTTCACGAGTCAAATATTCCTTCACGCTGTCTGGAGTATACTTTACATAAGTCGGACGAATCGCTTCGTGAGCATCCTGTGCGCTCTTTCCAACTGCATATTCAATTTTTTCAGCAGGAAGATCCTCCGGGAAATTTTTTCCAATCCACTCTCTTACATCGTTTATAGCGGTCTGGCTTATGCGGACAGAATCGGTACGCATATAGGTAATAAGTCCAACGCGAGTGTTTCCAATCTGCACGCCTTCATAAAGACGCTGGGCAATCTGCATTGTTTTTCTTGAAGTAAAACTGAGCCTGTTTGCCGCTGCCTGCTGAAGTTTTGAAGTTGTAAAAGGAGGCTTAGGACGGACAGTTTTTTCAGTTTCCTTTATGTCTAAAACTTTGCATTCGCTGTTTTGAATTTCTTTTATAATATCATTAACAGCATTTTCATTTTTCAGTTCAGGTTTTGTTCCTTTGTACTGAACAAGCTGAGCCGTAAATTTATTTTTTCCCTTCGCAAAATCCGCATCAAGAGACCAATATTCTTCAGGAATAAAATCTTCAACTTCTTTTTCACGCTCGCAAATAAGACGCAACGCAACAGACTGAACACGTCCGGCACTAAGTCCGTTTTTTACTTTTTTCCAAAGAAGCGGACTCAAATTGTAGCCAACAAGCCTGTCAAGAACACGGCGGGCTTTCTGCGCATTTACCTTTGCTTCGTCTATTTCACGTGGATTTTTTACAGATTCCTTTATCGCAACTGGAGTAATTTCATTAAAAACAATGCGATGTATGGGAGCTGCGGTTTTTTCCTTGAGCGCGTTATTCAAATGCCATGCAATTGCCTCACCTTCACGGTCATTATCCGATGCAAGCAAAACGCCAGAAGAATTCTTTGCATCTTTTTGCAGTTCCTTTAAAAGCTTTGCACGCCCGCGGACAGTTATATATTCCGGCTGAAAATTATTGTTTACATCGATTGCGATGCGGCTTTTGGGCAAATCAATAAGATGTCCCATAGAAGCCTTTACCGTGTAGCCAGTTCCAAGATAATGCTCAATTGTCTTTGCTTTCGCAGGAGACTCAACAATAATCAGAGTGTTCTTTTTTGCCTCTTTTTTCGATGTTTTTTTAGCAGTTTTTTCAGCCATAATTCACCTGTCAGCATGAATCAAAAAATTCAAGCTGTCCTTTATTTTTACAGACTTTAAATCCCGGAGCATTTTTTTTTACCGCGACAAAATCCGCATAGTTTTCTATAACCGGAGCTCCTTCCTCAATAAATTTTTCAGAAGTACGGACACTTTTCTTTCCGCCGTGCCCATTTTTTTCAGCTTCACTGCAAAATCCAGCCGAATGAAAAACAACATCGCGGTTGTAATCAAGGGCGAAATCAGCAGTAATAAGAGCACCGCTTCCAGCAGGAGCATGAACAACGACAGTGCACGAAGACAAAGCCGCCACAAGCCTGTTCCGCTGAACAAATCTCCAAGGCTCAGCAGGAATGCCGGGAACATACTCGCTTGCAATAAATCCGCCGTTTTTTACAATCTGCTGGGCAAGGCTTCTGTTTCCATAAGGAACAACAGTATCGATTCCGCACGGAAGAATCGCCGCAGTTGACTGCAAAATTCCGCTGGAAAGAGCGCCTTTATGAGCAAAACTGTCAATTCCATTTGCAAGCCCGGAAATAACAGTCTGCCCGCAAAAAGCAGCTTCCCTTGCAAAGCCAAAAGCCGCATGCGCAGTTTTTTCACAAATGCATCGTGTTCCCACAACAGAAACACACGGCTTTTTCAAGGCTTCTAAGGTTCCGCGGTAAAAAAATGCGTAAGGAGAATCTGGAATAGTCCTAAGCATGGCAGGAAATTCCGCTTCATAATAAAAAACGGAATTTATTCCTTTTGATTCTGCAAGGCTAAAACTTCTTTCAGCTAAAGCCCTGCACGCTTTTCCATTCCAAGCCGCCCTTCCCAAACTTCTGCCTATAATAGTAGAAAGCTCTTCTATAGACAGTAACGCAAGATTATCCATGCTGTCAATATTTTTCTTTAAAAGAATTTTTTCTTTGGCAGAAAGGAATGTTATTGATGAAATTGCAATGTCTAAAATATCCACAAGAAAAAGATATAAAAAACTGTTATAAAATGCAAATTTTATTTATACTGAAGCTCAAGGCATTTCTTTTTGTTTTCCTGCGCAGCCTTAACTTTTTCATCATTAGGTTTTAGCTCAATAATTTTGTCGTAAAGCTCAATAGCCTTGTCAAACTGATACGTTAAATAATACGCGCCCGCAAGAGCAAACATTGCATTTGTATCTCTGGTTTGAACAGAAAGAAATTTTTCAAGATAAGGAATCGCCTTGTCGCCCTGCCCGAATTCAAAAACGTAAAGAATTCCAAGTCCGTACAAAACGCGGTAATACTTCGGGTTAATTTTCAATGCCTGAAGATACGAACTTTCCGCAAGCCGAAGATAATTCATTTTTTTTATCGCTTCATCTGACGAAGTTCCTTTAGCATCAAAATCAAGGCTAGCGTTCGCCATGTGGCCTGCACAGCTTCCTACATAATAATAAAGATTCGCATTGTCCGGATAATAAGACAAAGCCTTTTGAAAACATTCCAAAGCTTTTCCGTACATCTGCTGGTCAATATAACGGGTTCCAAGAATTTTATACCAAATTCCAATCTGACCTTCTGTAAGAGCCAAATCCATTGCGCGGGCATCGTATTTTTTTATAGCTTCTTCAAGTTCTTCTTTTGTCGTAGGATTTGAAACACCTTCTTCAATTCGCTGCATCCGTTTTATAGAATTATAAGAAGGAGAACAAGAAATCGCCGCAAAAGAAATCAAAAGAGCAAACGAAATTTTGATAATTTTTTTCATAAAAATCCTCCGTTGTTTTATTCAGTTTTATGACCCGGGAAAAAATCCCTGTGGCTTTCTTCAAGCCTTGAATCATCTATGTGCGTATAAATCTGCGTTGTAGATAAATCCGAATGCCCCAAAAGTTCCTGCACAGATCTTAAATCCGCGCCGCCTGAAAGCAAATGTGTTGCAAAGGAATGACGCAAAGTGTGAACTTTCGCTTCAATTCCAGTTTTCTTTCCCATGGCCTTGAAATTCTTCCAAATTCCTTTTCTTGAAATAGGATTTCCTTTAGAATTTACAAAAACTTCAGGAATAATTCTACTTCCTACAAATCCTGGGCGAATTTCAAAAATCCATTTCTTAAGCCAAAACGCCGCATCCTCTCCAAACGGAACAAGACGCTCCTTGCTGCCCTTTCCGCGGACAAGAATCAGGTTTTCGTCAAAATGTACATTTGCAATCAAAAGTGAACAAGCTTCGCTTATCCGAAGTCCGCAGCTGTAAATCACTTCGTACAACGCGCGGTCTCTTATTCCAAGCGGCTTTTTCACGTCAATTGAAGCCAAAAGGCTGTCAACCTGCTCAACTTCCAAAACTTTTGGCAAAGCCCTTGAAACCTTAGGCTTTCCGATTTCATGCGCAAAATTTTCAATCCATATTTTTTTTCGGACTAAAAACGAACCAAAAATTCTAAGCGCAGACAAATCTTTTGCAAGCGTAATTTCTTTTCTTCCGGAAGTTTTTCTAAAAGCCGTATAATAAAGCAAAGACTGAACCGTAACTTTTTCTAGCGGCGTTTCATTTTTTTCCAGATAATCAAGAAATTCCTGAACACAAATCAAATAAGTTTCCGCCGTCAGTTTTCCGTGATTTTCCACAAAAAGAAGCTCACTGTA contains the following coding sequences:
- the topA gene encoding type I DNA topoisomerase, translated to MAEKTAKKTSKKEAKKNTLIIVESPAKAKTIEHYLGTGYTVKASMGHLIDLPKSRIAIDVNNNFQPEYITVRGRAKLLKELQKDAKNSSGVLLASDNDREGEAIAWHLNNALKEKTAAPIHRIVFNEITPVAIKESVKNPREIDEAKVNAQKARRVLDRLVGYNLSPLLWKKVKNGLSAGRVQSVALRLICEREKEVEDFIPEEYWSLDADFAKGKNKFTAQLVQYKGTKPELKNENAVNDIIKEIQNSECKVLDIKETEKTVRPKPPFTTSKLQQAAANRLSFTSRKTMQIAQRLYEGVQIGNTRVGLITYMRTDSVRISQTAINDVREWIGKNFPEDLPAEKIEYAVGKSAQDAHEAIRPTYVKYTPDSVKEYLTREELRLYSIIWERFVSSQMNNAKSKTTSVDIQAGDALFRVSASKLSHKGFYNVIKTLSSKEDVTGSLPSLKIGEILSSGKFYPEQHFTQGPARYTDASMVKTLEEKGIGRPSTYAPIISVLLDRYYVTRNNKQLVPTMLGKIICKILVESFPDVINEQFTSEVENNLDKVEQNELVWNNMIADFFGPFKNRVEEVMENQESLKGTLDEPTDEICEKCGKPMVKKLGRFGYFLACSGFPECHNTKSVPLAKCPRKGCDGHIVARKTKGRGKEFYGCTNYPECTFISHFKPIDVYCPKCGWFLVEKYDKKNGSYKSCINPDCDYLHSADEAVAAEAAGEFAKANKADKVSKESQNA
- a CDS encoding DNA-processing protein DprA, translating into MDILDIAISSITFLSAKEKILLKKNIDSMDNLALLSIEELSTIIGRSLGRAAWNGKACRALAERSFSLAESKGINSVFYYEAEFPAMLRTIPDSPYAFFYRGTLEALKKPCVSVVGTRCICEKTAHAAFGFAREAAFCGQTVISGLANGIDSFAHKGALSSGILQSTAAILPCGIDTVVPYGNRSLAQQIVKNGGFIASEYVPGIPAEPWRFVQRNRLVAALSSCTVVVHAPAGSGALITADFALDYNRDVVFHSAGFCSEAEKNGHGGKKSVRTSEKFIEEGAPVIENYADFVAVKKNAPGFKVCKNKGQLEFFDSC
- a CDS encoding tetratricopeptide repeat protein; translation: MKKIIKISFALLISFAAISCSPSYNSIKRMQRIEEGVSNPTTKEELEEAIKKYDARAMDLALTEGQIGIWYKILGTRYIDQQMYGKALECFQKALSYYPDNANLYYYVGSCAGHMANASLDFDAKGTSSDEAIKKMNYLRLAESSYLQALKINPKYYRVLYGLGILYVFEFGQGDKAIPYLEKFLSVQTRDTNAMFALAGAYYLTYQFDKAIELYDKIIELKPNDEKVKAAQENKKKCLELQYK
- a CDS encoding tyrosine recombinase encodes the protein MEKKSLLQEFYSELLFVENHGKLTAETYLICVQEFLDYLEKNETPLEKVTVQSLLYYTAFRKTSGRKEITLAKDLSALRIFGSFLVRKKIWIENFAHEIGKPKVSRALPKVLEVEQVDSLLASIDVKKPLGIRDRALYEVIYSCGLRISEACSLLIANVHFDENLILVRGKGSKERLVPFGEDAAFWLKKWIFEIRPGFVGSRIIPEVFVNSKGNPISRKGIWKNFKAMGKKTGIEAKVHTLRHSFATHLLSGGADLRSVQELLGHSDLSTTQIYTHIDDSRLEESHRDFFPGHKTE